The genome window aaatgtgTGGGGGTAAGCGTAGTAGTCCAGAATCTGTTTTTGCTTGTTTCCTTCAGGAATATTTCTTTATGGAAGTGTTAGAGTTCATATTAATGCTCGAGTTTTTGGCATTAGTattgttgaaaaaatatttggtgATAATAATATGAGGCATGGAGCACGGCGAATGAACCTGCTGATGCTTGATCATCTTTTTAGTTTGGCCcatgtaatttgcaattttgcACCTCCTTTTTTTAGCATTAGAATGGAGTTGATAGGGAGGTGAAAAAGCCCGAGAAGGGTGGTGATGGGAAGCTATTTTGAGCATTTCAAAAtgtccaaaaaataaaactaagggcgtgaagagaaaaaagaagtgtAAATAGTAACTCCCTTTAATTTGGTCCTCCGAGTACTTTTTCTTGTGTCTTGTTCATGTGCTGCAAATACATATGGAGGTtggcatttttttaatttggccCATCCAAAAGTTTAATGTTACAAACTGTTGACATAAAAAGATTATGTTTTGCTCATACCACTTTCTTTGCTATTTCTCCCTTTTTCCTTCCAACCAAACTTGTTAGAGTCATCATTAGCAATTGTACACAAGCCACCAGAGGTTTTTAGGaagcttttaatttcttagTTTTGTTGTTTTATGAGTTACTCTACACAGCACTGCTCTACTCAAATTCTCTGTGGATTGCTAGGGAACTTTCTGGTTTGAGTTGTTGTTGGACTAGAGTTTATATGGAAGAAACTACAAAAGAAAAGTGAAGAAAAAGCTCAAGGCTCTATCAAGGTCTCCTTGTTATAGGAGGATGTGCTGGTGTAGGTCATAATTGCTAATATGTTTAGCTAAAAGGCTTTGAGCATGTGTGCTTATTTGACTGTTGTTTATGTTGTGCAGTGCAATAGTGCTCTTTCTTTAGCATCTTGTTTGTCATTTTGAAAGTGTTATTGGACATTTTCAATAAATGATCTTTTTGACAAAAGAGTTTCAATTTGGTGGTCGTATTTTTCTTAAGGAAAAGAGTATTGgaaaaactagtttttttttaaatgacaattttggagaaaaaaattaaaaagaattatagatGAAAAAGGAAGTGCCTTTACAAATTATCAAATTGAAGATATCAAAATGAGTTTTAATTTGTGAGTTAACTCAACTCACTAATTaaacaagttataaaaatattgggtCACCTTTTCGTAGGTTAATTAATCTAGTTTGTCTTATTAACCTAAAGATTGAGGTGGGTCAACTTAATTGAATCTAATTATctctttgtttaaaaaaatatttatttttcttttttgttataaatttccttgagacttttttatttcatttgcttattcttttagtttgttattatgttgttggattttttttattttttttctatgatcTTATTGTAGTTTTTacatgtttttataatttattttttaaaattaggtatAACAGTTTGTGAGTCAACTTATTTAACCCTTAATCCCTACTAGATTGAGtcaaattgtgtatttttttgttcattaaaGAAAGTGAGTAAATTGGATGAACCCATAATGAATCACTGGTTCATTTTCACATATCTTAAAATGTAGgcttaattgtaaaaaatatcctcttatttttctcatttcactaaattaatttttttttattttttaattcattatcagagttcccaaaagaaaaattaagcaTTGATCGGCACGTATTCACGTATAATTGATCGTTTAAGATATAtttatgtgttaaaaaaatatcattattgatAACTAaagtgattaattatttatgttattttctatttaccctgattaaataactaataattatCTCATAAACAATTACCCTAATCTTAAAATGTAAACTTCATCTaacttttacattattaaaaattcctaatacccaaaatcAATAATACAAATTCAAATTGAGTAACGAGAACATGAgactcataaaataaaataagttaacagttaaagtttaattttttttttctgaacactgagataataaattttgagaTATAGAGAGATTctaatgtaaattaaaaaataagggaATCAATTTAATGAAATAAGAAGAATAGAGAAACTCTTTTTCCAAGCAAAAAATATACTAACAATTCTTAAGCTTGACTATAAAGTGTGCGTGTATTCGTTGAAGATTCCATGTTTACTCAGAATAAATTGAACTTATTAAAGCATGTCCCTTTCACCAACAATGTGTTGCGCGTACAAAACATCCCATCGAGATTAGGCCATAGGAACACGCTTACAATTAATTAACTCGAAGTTAATAttcttttgttaattaattacgacaatataacacaattttttttttaaaaaggtaatTATTATGTGACTTTCTCTGCACAATATACTATATTATCATTTAGTTACCTATGTATTTTTAATGAATGTATTCCATGCACATGACAACCCAGAGGGCCAGAGTTACTAATTTTAAGTTTCTCAAAGAGCGAGAAATTATAAATCACATAATCTCAccaatttatttcatttacaggTTAATCCTAGAAATTCGATATCTTAAACTTCATGCAGTGACAAGAATAGGAAACTTTAAGTAACTATATTTTCGCCATATaattttcaagaaattgtgACAGATGTTTAAGAAAAGCAAAATACTTTTCATGGTCTTCAAcaagtcaacaaatttatttatatttatcaaagaaatgaagcaaaaatcttaattaatcaGCTAGGTCTTTCCTAAGAAATAAAGCAGGAATacgaaattttaataaaatactaaGAATTATACATTTCTAATCAAcatataaacattaattaataggAAGGTGTTTTAATGGTCAACAGTTTATCGAATCTCATACcccaataaatttataattatagtgAAAttcgaaaagaagaaaaaaaagtactagtgataaataaaataaacatatgcaTATGATTGCATGAATGATGAGGGGGCAAGGCAGAGAACAATAGACAGAGTTGAAAGGTGCACCCTAGTTTTGCTCGGGTTGCCTAACATGTCACATTCTTCAATGGAGTGGCAAAACTTCATCATCccataaattaaagataatatttgaaaattttcacaagGGCAAgagaacacacacacacacagagggGCTAGTTAGGATAACGTACGTTAGTGATATGAATAGTTACATTGATTGAAGTTAATGAGTAAACAAGAAGGGGTATGGAATGTGATCAATTAGGAGAAGATGATACTATACTAGTATAAATCCTGTGAAATGAGAGTGACCCACGAACACCAAGGAGTGGATGAGGATGATGCATGATGGTGGTTGGTTGCTTATATACATACTAAATTGGTGTAGGAACATGTACATGGGCTTCGCCTGAAGGTGAGGGGACAGCTAGTGCCACAGCACGTGACCCTGAATGCGATGTCAGAGTGGAGATCATTCACACcttcaagagagaaaaaatggaatgcattaattaattgataatttaatcaatgattttgaatttaaatttatggtAAATATTGTTAAGAGTCCTTCTTAAACATGATAAGTGCTTATATAACTGGATAGACCACTCTTTTATAAATTGGTTTTTAATGGACCTAGACACACAAAAAGAAACAACTATAATAACCCTAAGGGAGGGAAAAAGCAACCGAGTCCATAAATCCAGTGTTGTATCTACCTGTGTCCGTGTTGTGGCGTGAGTGGTGGCAATGCCAGCTGGATACACCTTTGGACCTGTCCCCCTTTGCCTTTGCATTTATTAATTCTCCCCAATATTTTTCTAGAAACTACACACTTATGTTTAGGAGTAATTTATTATGAAAGACATTTTTGCTTCAATTATAGTAACTTGAAATTATTGAATAAGATAAAACAAACTATTGTTAGTTAATCCACATGTTGAATAATAATATGGTATACACTTTTTCCTAAAAGTATATGTTATGAATCAATTAGAATAAATTTCTTTACAAGTTAAGAACTTATCAGAAGAGATCAAGTGCATTTTTTTATGCATGAGAACGATTCTACTAGAGTGAGAGTGAAACTATGacaacaaagttttttttttcttctttttaaattggaATAATTTTGCATCAATTAATCCATGATTGAATATATTTTGGATTTATCACGTTAATTATTAATCTGAAGATGGTTTAATTTGTTGCCTATAAATAagcatgagaagaaaaaaaagtgataatggAGAGTGAGAGTGGTTTGATGAAGCCGTTAATAAAACCGCGGGCGGGGAAAACAAACGTTAACGAGAGGCGTGTTGTAATTTGAGGGAAGGTGGAAGGGCAAATGAGGAAACAAGAAAAGTGGTGCATAAGACAAATCAAagaagtagtagtagtagtagaagaagaaaaaaaaaaaacagcctcaaagaaggagaagatgaaaGAAGTGAGGAATAGCAGATGTTGTTGTTGATACAATACAACTCATCTGTCACAATCCATTCTGGCGCCCTCAAAACACCCTCTAACTGAAcaaccaaagaaaaagaaaaagaaaaaaacttgagCACTCTTCCTCTTGCCAGTTTCAGATCTCTCTGAGAaatgataataacaataatgGGGGTGTGAGATGTGATGTGATGTGAAGGTGTGTAAGGTGTACACAAAAGATGGAGTGTTGGAATTCGGTGGACGGGGTGGTGGAGGAGATAATGAGGATTCACAGATCTCTTCCAGCACGGCCTGGGATTGATGAAGTTGAAGCGGCGAGAGGTTTGATCGGGAATGTGGAGAAGGAAGACCAGGCCAGGCTCGAAGCCATAGCCCGGCAGAGCAAGGGCGTTGATGTGCCAGAAGAGCTCTTCATGGTGCTCCAAGAGATGCAGAGGAACGTCCTTTATTACCAGAGCAAGGAGCAGAAAAGGGAGGCCGTCAAGCTCCTCGATCTCGACAACGTCCATTCTCTGTTCGATGAATTGATTCAGAGAGCTTCCAAGTGCGTCGCCTCTCCCTCTGCCAAAACAAGTTACTCTAACGGCTCTGCTTCCTCGGTTTCCACAAGCTTGTCCAAGAATTCGGTTTCTAATTCGGTTTCTGTGGGTGGTTTTGATAAGCCGCCACTTGCCCCAactgctgctgctgctactACTACTACTTCTAGAAAGTTCAACGTAGAGAAAGAACGTTCTGAATTGGTCACTCGAGATGACAGTTATGTGAAGAAAGCCAAATCATCGTTTTACTCCAATGGGTATGGATTTGAGCCCACTATCCCATCAAAAGCTAGTATCTTGGATTCATCGTTAAAACCTACATCAACTGCAGGTATCCGTATATAACATGCCACTCAACATTCAAttcagttatttatttatttgtttctttgttggttttttatttagttattgagTCTGATATTGTGTGTTCCATGTAGTCAAACCTCATCTGGTAGAATGAGGTTTTGTCGTTGTTGTTTGTTATTTAGTTACTTGTGTTGGAACTTGAAGTGTAAGAAATCTTGTGAATGTTGTTTTGTTGCAGGCCAAGATGGGGATAAGTTGAGTTTGATCAAGCTTGCTAGCTTAATTGAAGTGTCTGCGAAGAAAGGGACTCGTGATCTCAAACTGCAGAACAAGTTAATGGATCAGGTTGATTGGCTACCTGATTCGATAGGGAAGTTGTCCAGCTTGGTGACTCTTGATTTGTCTGAGAATCGGATTATGGCCCTACCTGCTACGATTGGTGGGCTTTCGTCGTTGACCAGATTGGACTTGCATTCCAATAGAATCACGGAGCTTCCTGATTCTGTTGGGAATCTTCTTAGTCTGCTTTATCTTGATCTGAGGGGAAATCAGTTAACACTATTGCCTGCTTCTTTTAGCAGGTTGGTGCGTCTAGAGGAGCTCGATTTGAGTTCAAATCAGCTTTCAGCGCTTCCTGACTCTATAGGGTCGCTTGTTAGACTAAAAATATTGAATGTGGAAACAAATGATATAGAGGAACTTCCACATTCTGTTGGTAGTTGTTCTTCCCTTAGGGAGCTTCGCGTTGACTATAACCGGCTTAAGGCCCTGCCTGAAGCCGTTGGAAAGATTCAGAGCCTGGAGATTTTGTCTGTGCGGTACAATAACATCAAACAACTACCTACAACAATGTCATCTCTAACAAACCTCAAGGAACTTAATGTGAGTTTCAATGAGCTCGAGTCGGTGCCAGAGAGCTTGTGTTTTGCCACCTCTCTTGTCAAGATGAACATAGGAAACAATTTTGCTGACATGAGATCCTTACCGAGATCCATTGGGAACCTTGAATTGCTTGAGGAATTGGATATCAGCAATAATCAGATACGTGTGCTTCCTGAATCGTTTAGGATGCTCACTCGACTACGTGTCCTGCGAGCAGAAGAGAATCCTCTTGAAGTTCCACCAAGAGAAATAGCTGAGAAGGGAGCACAGGTAACTGtacttttttagttttcttgtTCCTTTGATATTTTAATGAAGGCCTTTCTGTTTCCTTAATCTCAATTTTCATGTGTTGGTGCATCCTAGGCTGTTGTCCAGTACATGGATGAGCTTGTTGAGAAGAGGGAAAAGAAAGATGTTAAAGCACAGCCACTAAAGCAGAAAAAGAGTTGGGCTCAGATCTGCTTCTTTTCAAAGTCTAACAAAAGAAAGCGTGACGGGGTTGATTATGTGAAAACCTGATTTCATTCAATGACACCATTGTTGGCAAGCAACAGATTCTATGTGTAAGTTGACTTATTTTCTAGGTCTATACATCTACTGCAAAATTGGTATTTGGGTATTAATCATGAAATAGTTTTTCTAGTCTTAGCTTATAAGTGTTTAACCCTTTGATAATTTTAGGGTGCATTTGGGCAAAAACAGCTTAAGTAAGCATTTATTCAATATGTTAGTATTATATGAGACCTCGTGTCATAAATTTAACCATGAAACTTgttgaaataaacttaaaataacttattttgatAAGCTTAACCaagaagttaattaaaataagataaaaagagCTTATAGAGAGAGTGATATAAGATCAAATAAGTTTCAGAGGGTGTTCCAAACACCCTGATTAGTGCTGACTACTTGTTGCACGGTTGGATTTCTATAGATTGAATGATAGCACAGAGGGAAGGAAATGGCTGCTGATGTTTACTATTTTCCTATGTGACAGGGATATGCATTTAAAAATAGAGACAAATATATCTCTTAGTGTGCGGTCAATAATATGCAGAGATATGGATCGTGCAAGAATGAATTGACAGCCTCTGTAGGCTGTTATAATTTGCTTTGACTTGGCGGCACAAATTGT of Glycine soja cultivar W05 chromosome 1, ASM419377v2, whole genome shotgun sequence contains these proteins:
- the LOC114418970 gene encoding plant intracellular Ras-group-related LRR protein 4-like codes for the protein MECWNSVDGVVEEIMRIHRSLPARPGIDEVEAARGLIGNVEKEDQARLEAIARQSKGVDVPEELFMVLQEMQRNVLYYQSKEQKREAVKLLDLDNVHSLFDELIQRASKCVASPSAKTSYSNGSASSVSTSLSKNSVSNSVSVGGFDKPPLAPTAAAATTTTSRKFNVEKERSELVTRDDSYVKKAKSSFYSNGYGFEPTIPSKASILDSSLKPTSTAGQDGDKLSLIKLASLIEVSAKKGTRDLKLQNKLMDQVDWLPDSIGKLSSLVTLDLSENRIMALPATIGGLSSLTRLDLHSNRITELPDSVGNLLSLLYLDLRGNQLTLLPASFSRLVRLEELDLSSNQLSALPDSIGSLVRLKILNVETNDIEELPHSVGSCSSLRELRVDYNRLKALPEAVGKIQSLEILSVRYNNIKQLPTTMSSLTNLKELNVSFNELESVPESLCFATSLVKMNIGNNFADMRSLPRSIGNLELLEELDISNNQIRVLPESFRMLTRLRVLRAEENPLEVPPREIAEKGAQAVVQYMDELVEKREKKDVKAQPLKQKKSWAQICFFSKSNKRKRDGVDYVKT